One genomic window of Saccopteryx bilineata isolate mSacBil1 chromosome 4, mSacBil1_pri_phased_curated, whole genome shotgun sequence includes the following:
- the CLEC14A gene encoding LOW QUALITY PROTEIN: C-type lectin domain family 14 member A (The sequence of the model RefSeq protein was modified relative to this genomic sequence to represent the inferred CDS: inserted 1 base in 1 codon) encodes MRPALALCLLWQAFWPRPGRGEHPTADRASCSAPGACYSLHHATINRLAAEEACALRGGALSTVRGGAELQTVLAVLRAGPRPGGGSKDLLFWVALERGRSHCTLENEPLRGFSWLSPDVGGSENETLQWVHEPKRSCTVRSCAGLQATGGVEPAGWKEMRCHVRADGYLCKYQFKGLCPAPRPGAASNLSYHAPFQLHSAALDFSPPGTKVSALCPGQRSVTATCIVDEVGSRWGGIRSGAVLCPCPGRYLRAGKCTELSNCLDDMEGFVCECAAGFVLGKDGGSCVTNGGGQPDPGGTLVSTRYPPTAASPVVRRTWSPRVHEKPEEITHVPGQGSSGTYIPEIPGWRAQSTMPTLQISPQANSKASITSSGSAIPKSNSISSSDTKLESQVLDSSSTIVFILVSIAVVVLVILTMTVLGLFKLCFHKNPSSRPRKGPLAPAGVESDADEATALRSDSAHCTDNGVKXCSLRDRAGGTSLTGSSFGSGDS; translated from the exons ATGAGGCCGGCGCTCGCCCTGTGCCTCCTCTGGCAGGCGTTCTGGCCCCGGCCGGGACGCGGCGAGCACCCCACCGCCGACCGCGCGAGCTGTTCGGCCCCAGGCGCCTGCTACAGCCTGCACCACGCGACCATCAATCGGCTGGCGGCCGAGGAGGCCTGCGCCCTGCGCGGCGGGGCGCTCAGCACCGTGCGCGGGGGCGCCGAGCTCCAAACAGTGCTCGCTGTCCTGCGGGCCGGCCCGAGGCCCGGCGGAGGCTCCAAAGACCTTCTGTTCTGGGTGGCGCTGGAGCGCGGGCGATCCCACTGCACCCTGGAGAACGAGCCGTTGCGGGGCTTCTCCTGGTTGTCCCCCGACGTTGGCGGGTCGGAAAACGAAACGCTGCAGTGGGTGCACGAGCCCAAACGCTCCTGCACTGTGCGGAGTTGCGCGGGACTCCAGGCCACCGGGGGAGTCGAGCCCGCAGGCTGGAAGGAGATGCGCTGCCACGTGCGCGCCGACGGCTACCTGTGCAAGTACCAGTTTAAGGGCTTGTGCCCTGCGCCGCGCCCGGGGGCCGCCTCTAACTTGAGTTACCACGCGCCTTTCCAACTGCACAGCGCGGCGCTGGACTTCAGTCCCCCTGGGACCAAGGTGAGTGCGCTGTGCCCCGGACAGCGATCCGTCACAGCCACCTGCATCGTGGACGAGGTCGGCTCTCGCTGGGGCGGGATACGTTCCGGGGCCGTGCTCTGTCCTTGCCCAGGGAGGTATCTCCGTGCAGGCAAATGCACGGAGCTCTCTAATTGCCTAGACGACATGGAAGGCTTTGTCTGCGAGTGTGCTGCAGGATTTGTGCTGGGGAAAGACGGAGGCTCTTGTGTAACCAATGGTGGAGGACAGCCGGACCCTGGGGGAACCTTGGTGTCCACCAGGTATCCTCCCACTGCAGCCAGCCCGGTGGTGAGGAGAACGTGGTCACCGAGGGTCCATGAGAAACCAGAAGAGATAACCCATGTCCCTGGACAAGGCAGTTCAGGAACATATATTCCCGAGATTCCTGGGTGGAGGGCACAGAGCACTATGCCTACCCTTCAAATATCCCCTCAAGCTAACTCAAAGGCCTCCATCACTTCGTCAGGAAGCGCGATTCCCAAGTCTAATTCCATATCTTCTTCTGATACAAAGTTAGAGTCCCAGGTTTTGGACTCCTCCTCCACCATCGTCTTCATACTTGTGAGCATAGCAGTAGTAGTATTGGTGATCTTGACCATGACAGTGCTGGGGCTTTTCAAACTCTGCTTTCACAAAAACCCTTCCTCCAGACCACGAAAGGGGCCTTTGGCTCCTGCTGGTGTGGAGAGTGATGCTGATGAGGCCACTGCTCTGCGCTCCGATTCTGCCCATTGCACAGACAATGGGGTAA GTTGCAGTCTGCGGGACAGAGCAGGGGGCACCTCACTGACTGGGTCCTCTTTTGGCTCCGGAGACTCTTAA